A segment of the Brevundimonas sp. M20 genome:
TCCATGTCGGACAGGCTGAGCCCGGCCTTGGCGAGCGCGCGGTCCATGGCGGTGAATCCGGCGGTCAGCGAAGCCTCGGGATCGCCACCGGCCTCGGCATAGGCGACGATCTTCGCGCGGGCGCCGTCGGCGGCGGCGCTGACCAGAGCCAGTCCGGCGCCGTCGCACATGGGCGGAGCGTGGGCGACGGTGTGGCGGTGGTCGATCTTCCGGCCGTTCAACGCCTCGGCGTACTGCTCGCCCAGCGGCGCGAAGGCGGCGGGCATGGCCGCGAGGCTTTCGGCGGTGGTCGAGGCGCGCGCGGGTTCCTCGGTGTTCAGGCCGTTCAGCGGGATGCGCGACTTCGTCAGGGCCGTGCCCTCGGCGGCGGCGGTGCGTTGCTGCGAGCGCAGGGCCGCATCGTCCATCTCCTGACGGGTGACGCCGATGTCCTCGGCCAGACGGTCGGCGGCGACCACGACCGGGATGTAGCGGGTGCGCGGCGGGAAGCTGGCGTCCTCATAGTAGTCGGCCTTGTCGCCCATGAAGGGCACGCGGCTCATCATCTCGACCCCGCCCGCAAGCGCGGTTTTCGCATCCCCGGCGGCGATCATGTTGGCCGCCTGTCCGATCGCGGTCAGGCCCGAGACGCAGTAGTTGTTCAGGCTGAAGGCGTAAGCCTCGTCCGGCAATCCGGCGTGCATCTTGGTGACGAGGGCGACATTGGCTCCCTGCGCGCCGACCTGCCCCACCGCGCCGAGGATCAGGGCGCCCACCTTGTGGGCGGCGCCGTCGTTTCGCTGGTCCAGTGCGTCGATCAGGCCGGAGACCAGTTCGTGTGGCTTGAGCGCGGCGAGGCCGCCGTCCGGGCGGGCCTTGGCGCGGGGCGTGCGGACGGCGTCGACGATGTAAGCGGTCATACTTTTGTCCTTCAGGCGACGATCTGGTCGCCGGGCGCCCATGTGCCGTGGAAGCCGGCGGGGACGCGGGCGGGCAGGGGGATGCGGGCGACGGGGCCGGCCTCAAAGTCCTTGGCCGCGATGACCTGGACCTCGGACTGGCCGGTGGCCTCGTCGGTGGTGAAGACGATGACGTAGCCGTCGTCCTCATCGACCGCGCCGATGCGGGGGGCGAAGGCGGGCTCGGAGCCGCCGACGCCGAGGGCGAAGTCATGCGTCTTCGCCGCGCCGGTATTGAGGTCATACTTGATCAGGCCCGAGAAGCGCTGAAGCTCCTGCGGGGCCATGGCGACGTGATAGGACCAGTTGGCCTTGCGGCCGGTGTAGTCGAGATTGACGACCGGGAACTCGCCGACGCGGTCGTCGAGCTGGCGCTTCTTCACCTGGCCGGTGACCATGTTCATCCGCCACTCGACCGGCACGGCGTTCAGGGCCAGCACGTTCACCATCGAGGCATAGGGGCCGTAAGCCGGGTTTGGCGGGAAGCCGTTCGGCGTCATCATGCAGGCGGTCATGACCACCTCGTCGCCGTCCTCCCAGCAGTTGGCGACGTGATAGATGTAGCAGGTGTCGGTCTCGAACCAGCGGACCTGATCGCCTGTCCCGGTCTTCGGCACGACGCCGAAGCGAGCGGGCTGGTCGGCGACCTTGATCTGCCACATCGCGTTGCGCAGCCCGGCGTCGGTGAATACCACGGGCAGGTCGTGCAGGATGATGTAGTTCTCGGTCAGCCCCATGTCGTGCGGCAGGCGCGGTCCGGGCAGATCGACCTTCTGGAAATTCGTCAGCTGATTGTCGGCGCTGACGACGCCGAAGCTCATCCACGGCTCGTAGAGCGAATAGTCGAAGAAGCAGAACTCGCCCGTCTTCGGATCGACCTTGCCGTGGGCCGAGACGTGGCGCGGCAGGGCGCCGCCGAAGGTCTCGTTGCCGATGGTTTCCAGCGTGCGGGCGTTCACCCGCACCGGCTTGCCCGAGATGTACCACAGGGCCATCAGCGAACCGTTGTGGAAGACCAGATCGGTGTTGGCGGTGTCCTTGTAGACGAGGTCGCCGCGACCCGAGGCCGGGTTGCTCCGGGCCGAGGGGGCCAGGACGCCGCCCGCCTGGATAGCGAAGCCGGCCTGTTCGGCGCGATAGTCGTCCGTGCCGACGTAGCGGTTGCGGTACTCGGCCTTGCCGTTCTCGAAGTGGATGGCGTGAACCATGCCGTCGCCGTCGAACCAGTGGTGCAGGCCCGCGGGAGCCTGGGCCGGGTTTGGGCCGTTGCGGACGAAGGCGCCGTACAGATCCTTCGGAAGCTCGCCGATGACGGGCAGGTCGAGCGCCGTCGTCTCCTTCGCCACGGGCTCATAGAGGCCCTGCAGATAGGGGTTCATCTCGTTCAAAGGGGTCAGTTCGCCGGTCTCGATCCGGCGCGACGCGGCGGCGTCATCGGCCATGGTGCGGCTCCTTGGGTCTTGAATTGCAATCTGCCGAAATCGGTCCATCTCTGCAAGTTACTGCAGTCGAACAGCGGTCGCGGGGCGGGCTTTCAGGAAGGCTTCGAAAGCCTGATTCCCGTCCGTCGGCAGGGTCCAGTCCTCCAGTGACATCAACGGCCCCATGGCGGCGGTGAGGTCGTCCGGGGACACCTCGCCGGGCGGCTGGAACTGGACGCCGGGGCCCTCGATCCGCACCGCGCGACGCACCTTTCCGGCGCCCGCGACGAGGGTTTCGCCGTTCAGCGGACAGGCCTCGCTCATCAGCCAGCTGACGACGGGAGCGACGTATTCGGGCGGCATGGCCGAGCCGACCTCGTCGGTGACATAGGCCTCGGTCATCCCGGTCAGGGCGTAGGGGGCGACGGCGTTGGCGTGGACGCCCTTTGCGGCCCCTTCCAGCGCGATCACCCGCATCAGACCGATCAGCGCGGCCTTGGACGACGAATAGGCCGCCATGCCGTGGACCCCGTGCAGGCCCGCCGCCGACGTGGTGATGACGATCCGCCCGGCGCCCTGATCGCGCATGCGCCGGTAGATCGGCAGGGTGGCGCTGACGGTGCCGAAATAGTTGATGTCGAAGACCGCGCGCAGCTCGGCCAGCGTCTGCTTGTGCAGGCTCTTCGCCTCGGGCGCGCCGGCGTTGTTCACCAGCCCGTCGATGCGGCCAAAGGCGGTCAGGGCGGCGTCCAGCAGGCGGTCGCCCGCGTCGTCCTGCTCCACCGCCAGCGGGCAGGCGACGGCCTCGCCGCCCATCTCCCGGATGCGCTCGACCACAGCCTCGGCCGAGGCCGGCTGGCCCGACGCGCGGGGACGGGTGTTGACCACCACCTTCGCGCCCCTGGACGCCAGATCCAGCGCATAGGCCAACCCCAGACCACGCCCCGCGCCCGTGACCACGATGACCCGATCTTTCAATGACCGTTGTTCCATCGGCTTCTCCCTACTTGCGTAAAAAGACTTGCAAACTTGGTCCATTGGCGCAAGTTACTATTCCTGTCGAGCTTCCGATCAACGAGAAGCCGCTGCCCTGGGGAGGGAAACGCCAATGAAATCAGTCCACGCCACCACTGCGTCCGTCGTCGCCCTGCTGATGGGCGCCGCGCTGGCCACGCCCGCGCTCGCGCAACAGGCCCCGCAGGATGAACCCGGCGCCACCGCGCTGGAGGATGTGGTCGTGACCGCGCAGCGGCGCGAGCAGAGCCTGCAGGAGGTGCCGATCGCCATCACCGCCTTCGACGCCGAGACGCTGGAGCGCACGGCGGCGACGGGTATCTCGGACATCGCGGCCAAGGCGCCGGGCGTGACCCTGACGCAGTTCAACATCGGCGAGCCGCAGCTCTACATCCGGGGTGTCGGCACCTCGAGCGACTCGGCGGCCAGCGACCCCTCCATCGGCTTCTCGATTGATGAAGTGTCCATCGGCCGGTCGGGCGCCAGCGCCCTGTCCTTCCTCGACATCGAGCGGGTGGAGATCCTGCGCGGGCCGCAGGGGACGCTGTACGGCCGCAACGCCTCGGGCGGGGCGCTGAATATCTACACGCGCAAGCCGGTGTTCGATAACACGGGCAATATCACCGCCCGCATCGGCAGCTTTGATGAGTACGGGCTGGAAGGCGTGATCAACCGGCAGGTCGGCGACGACGCCGCCATCCGGTTCGCCGCCCGCTACACCACCAATGACGGCTATGCCGAAAGCCTGCCCAGCGGCGACGGTCTGGAAGGCGGCACGTCCTGGGGCGCGCGCCTGTCGTTCCGTCGTGACGCGGGCGACTGGAGCTTCCTGTTCAGCGGCGACTATTCGCAGGACGACATGGACGGCCACGCGCGGATTCCGGTGACGGCGTCCGGCACGGCCCCGGCCTTCGTGACCCTGATCAACACCCTGCGCGCCGGTCTGGATGTGCGGCAGAGCTTCTCATCGCCGGACAATTTCCAGGAGCGGACCAACTACGGCCTGACCGCCCGGATCGAGCACTCGGGCGAGGGGTTCGACTTCGTCTCCCTGACGTCGTTCCGCGACAACGACTACAGCTGGCGCGATAATCTGGGCGGCCTGCCCTTCCCGGCCTTCCCTCTGGAAGTCGATGACCGCGCGAGCGAGGACGCCAAGCAGTTCAGTCAGGAGTTCCGTCTGGTGTCCAAGCCGGACTCGGCGATCAACTGGGTCGCCGGCGTCTATGCCTTCCAGGAAGAGATCGAGCGTACCGAGCGCTTCATCGTGCGCGCGGCCCTGCCGATCGCGCCGCCGTCGTTCGGTGGCGACACCACCTTCTTCCAGGAGGCGACCAACCGCAGCTTCGCGGTCTTCGGTCAGGCCAACATCCCGTTCGCGAACATCTGGGAGCTGACGCTGGGCGCCCGCTGGACGCATGACTATCGCGAGATCCATCAGGTCGCGATCGACAACGACGGTGGCGCCAATCCGCCGGTCGGCATTCCGCTGGGGCCGACGGGCTCGCCCTACAATGTGCGGGGCGACGAAAGCTTCTCGGAGCCGAGCTGGAAGATCGCGCTGGCGGTCGAGCCGATCGACAACGTCCGCTTCTATGCAAGCTATGACCGCGGCTACAAGGCGGGGTCCTTCCCGTCGACGGCGCAGTCGGGCGCGCAGGCGCTGATGCCGTTGGCGTCGGAGCTGCTGGACAACTACGAACTGGGCGTGAAGTCGACCCTGTTCGGGCGCTGGCGCTTCAACGCGGCCGCCTTCAAGCTCGAGTATCAGGACCTGCAGGTCTACGAACTACTGGGTCTGGCGCTGGTCACCTCCAATGCGCAGGCCGAGGTCGAGGGCTTCGAGATCGAGACCGCGCTGGCGATCACGAACAACATCACCATCGGCGGATCGTACACCAGCCTTGACGCGCAGTTCACCTCGAACGCCATCTCGGGCGCGCTGGTCCTGCCTTACGACGGCAATACCCTGCCGCGTTCGCCGGACAGCCAGTACACCCTGTATGTCGACAGCGAGTGGGACGTGGCCGGCGGCGTTCTGGCGGCGCGCGCCGACTACCAGTGGACCGACGACTTCTACTTCGACCCGTCGAACAATCCGGAAGTTCTGTCGCCCGCGCACGAACTCGTCAGCGCCTTCGTGTCGTGGGAAGCGCCCTCGGGCCTGAAGGTCTCGCTGTACGGGAAGAACCTGACGGACACCGAGTATCAGACCCACATCATCAAGAATGTGGGCGTCGGCTTCAGCGTCTTCGGCGCGCCGCGGTCGTTCGGCCTGGCCGTCACGCAGAGCTTCTGACGAATAAAGAGGATCAGGCGGCGCCGGTGGTTTCCGGCGCCGTCGCCTCGACCTCCCAGCGGATGTTTCGCGGGTCCAGCAAGCGGCCGGTCTTGAGGTCGCAGACGACCGGATGAATCGCCTCTCCGGTGCGGGTGTCGACCAGTTTCAGCGGCGGCCCGTCCGGGCACAGCCAGCGTTCGGCCCAACCGTGCATGGCCATGATCATCGGGAACAGGTCCAGTCCGGCCTGCGTCAGCCGGTACTCGAAGCGCGGCGGCGCATTCTGGTAGAGCCGCTTTTCGAGCACGCCGTGCAGCACCATCCGGTTCAGACGGTCGGCCAGGATGTTGGTCGCCACGCCCAACGCCTCGTGGAACTCATCGAACCGGCGCAGTCGGAAGAAGGCGGCGGCCAGCACCGCCCAACTCCAGTAGTCGCCCATGATGTCGGTCGAGCGGTCGATGATCGCCCGGTCCGTCTCGATCGGCTGGGTGCGGCGACGGCGGGAGGTCGGCGGCGCGATCGGCGTCAGACCCTCGCCCGCCTCGCCCCGGACATAGCGGGGATCGACCGGATGGCCGCGCTCATGATCGAAGATGGCGGGGGTGACGGCCTCGCCGGTGTGGCGATCATAGAAGGCGAGGGCGTAGCGTTCCTGCAGCGGGGAACGCGCCCATTTGCGTTCCCACTGACCCTGCATGACCGCGACCCCGAACATGTCGAGACCCATCTCGGTCAACCGGTATTCCATCCGGGTCGGGGACTCCTTCGCCGGGCGCTGCTCCAGCAGCCCCGAGGCGACCAGACGGTTCAGCCGGTCCGTCAGCACGCTGCGCGGCATGCCCAGTCGGTCGCGCCACTGGGAGAAACGGCGCGCCCCGTAGAAGGCTTCACGCAGGATGAGTTGCGTCCACGCATCCCCTGTCACCGCGAACGCGCGCGCGACGGGATTGCCCATGATCAGATCGCGGGTGGAGATGTGGTCCACGAGCCCTCGTTTCAGTCCTGCCCCGGACTGTTCTGGCATAAATTGCACTGTGCCGGGAGCCGCCGTGCATAGCGGCGCTCTCCCTGTCTGGGCTGCGTTTTGCTGCGCCGCAAGACACAATTGGG
Coding sequences within it:
- a CDS encoding acetyl-CoA C-acyltransferase, whose amino-acid sequence is MTAYIVDAVRTPRAKARPDGGLAALKPHELVSGLIDALDQRNDGAAHKVGALILGAVGQVGAQGANVALVTKMHAGLPDEAYAFSLNNYCVSGLTAIGQAANMIAAGDAKTALAGGVEMMSRVPFMGDKADYYEDASFPPRTRYIPVVVAADRLAEDIGVTRQEMDDAALRSQQRTAAAEGTALTKSRIPLNGLNTEEPARASTTAESLAAMPAAFAPLGEQYAEALNGRKIDHRHTVAHAPPMCDGAGLALVSAAADGARAKIVAYAEAGGDPEASLTAGFTAMDRALAKAGLSLSDMDRIEFMEAFAVTIVKFLRERDVDADKVNVGGGHLAKGHPMGATGAILLSTLLDALDAAEGRYGLVVAAGAQGVGAAMIVERIG
- a CDS encoding carotenoid oxygenase family protein, which gives rise to MADDAAASRRIETGELTPLNEMNPYLQGLYEPVAKETTALDLPVIGELPKDLYGAFVRNGPNPAQAPAGLHHWFDGDGMVHAIHFENGKAEYRNRYVGTDDYRAEQAGFAIQAGGVLAPSARSNPASGRGDLVYKDTANTDLVFHNGSLMALWYISGKPVRVNARTLETIGNETFGGALPRHVSAHGKVDPKTGEFCFFDYSLYEPWMSFGVVSADNQLTNFQKVDLPGPRLPHDMGLTENYIILHDLPVVFTDAGLRNAMWQIKVADQPARFGVVPKTGTGDQVRWFETDTCYIYHVANCWEDGDEVVMTACMMTPNGFPPNPAYGPYASMVNVLALNAVPVEWRMNMVTGQVKKRQLDDRVGEFPVVNLDYTGRKANWSYHVAMAPQELQRFSGLIKYDLNTGAAKTHDFALGVGGSEPAFAPRIGAVDEDDGYVIVFTTDEATGQSEVQVIAAKDFEAGPVARIPLPARVPAGFHGTWAPGDQIVA
- a CDS encoding SDR family NAD(P)-dependent oxidoreductase, whose protein sequence is MEQRSLKDRVIVVTGAGRGLGLAYALDLASRGAKVVVNTRPRASGQPASAEAVVERIREMGGEAVACPLAVEQDDAGDRLLDAALTAFGRIDGLVNNAGAPEAKSLHKQTLAELRAVFDINYFGTVSATLPIYRRMRDQGAGRIVITTSAAGLHGVHGMAAYSSSKAALIGLMRVIALEGAAKGVHANAVAPYALTGMTEAYVTDEVGSAMPPEYVAPVVSWLMSEACPLNGETLVAGAGKVRRAVRIEGPGVQFQPPGEVSPDDLTAAMGPLMSLEDWTLPTDGNQAFEAFLKARPATAVRLQ
- a CDS encoding TonB-dependent receptor; protein product: MKSVHATTASVVALLMGAALATPALAQQAPQDEPGATALEDVVVTAQRREQSLQEVPIAITAFDAETLERTAATGISDIAAKAPGVTLTQFNIGEPQLYIRGVGTSSDSAASDPSIGFSIDEVSIGRSGASALSFLDIERVEILRGPQGTLYGRNASGGALNIYTRKPVFDNTGNITARIGSFDEYGLEGVINRQVGDDAAIRFAARYTTNDGYAESLPSGDGLEGGTSWGARLSFRRDAGDWSFLFSGDYSQDDMDGHARIPVTASGTAPAFVTLINTLRAGLDVRQSFSSPDNFQERTNYGLTARIEHSGEGFDFVSLTSFRDNDYSWRDNLGGLPFPAFPLEVDDRASEDAKQFSQEFRLVSKPDSAINWVAGVYAFQEEIERTERFIVRAALPIAPPSFGGDTTFFQEATNRSFAVFGQANIPFANIWELTLGARWTHDYREIHQVAIDNDGGANPPVGIPLGPTGSPYNVRGDESFSEPSWKIALAVEPIDNVRFYASYDRGYKAGSFPSTAQSGAQALMPLASELLDNYELGVKSTLFGRWRFNAAAFKLEYQDLQVYELLGLALVTSNAQAEVEGFEIETALAITNNITIGGSYTSLDAQFTSNAISGALVLPYDGNTLPRSPDSQYTLYVDSEWDVAGGVLAARADYQWTDDFYFDPSNNPEVLSPAHELVSAFVSWEAPSGLKVSLYGKNLTDTEYQTHIIKNVGVGFSVFGAPRSFGLAVTQSF
- a CDS encoding helix-turn-helix domain-containing protein, with the translated sequence MDHISTRDLIMGNPVARAFAVTGDAWTQLILREAFYGARRFSQWRDRLGMPRSVLTDRLNRLVASGLLEQRPAKESPTRMEYRLTEMGLDMFGVAVMQGQWERKWARSPLQERYALAFYDRHTGEAVTPAIFDHERGHPVDPRYVRGEAGEGLTPIAPPTSRRRRTQPIETDRAIIDRSTDIMGDYWSWAVLAAAFFRLRRFDEFHEALGVATNILADRLNRMVLHGVLEKRLYQNAPPRFEYRLTQAGLDLFPMIMAMHGWAERWLCPDGPPLKLVDTRTGEAIHPVVCDLKTGRLLDPRNIRWEVEATAPETTGAA